Proteins found in one Drosophila busckii strain San Diego stock center, stock number 13000-0081.31 chromosome 2R, ASM1175060v1, whole genome shotgun sequence genomic segment:
- the LOC108596059 gene encoding uncharacterized protein LOC108596059: MSVPFSGTLRRSGGVVSAIGKQLKSINLKGVKRITVQFDPFAENVKATREFLFLLSTPKVSLTNPKCIVKPDIVCDRSPAFVKFSLIESAQEQIKAKEIRFNSENLNTLELLQLCNKHVSTLAPPEEITNKVLTKAEKQKLAGGAGGKKLAKKK, translated from the exons ATGTCTGTGCCATTTAGCGGCACATTGCGCCGGTCAGGTGGTGTTGTCTCTGCCATAGGCAAACAGCTAAAGAGCATTAATCTTAAAGGCGTCAAACGCATCACAGTGCAGTTTGATCCGTTTGCGGAAAATGTTAAGGCCACACG tGAGTTTCTGTTTCTGCTCTCCACGCCAAAGGTGTCACTAACCAATCCCAAGTGCATTGTCAAGCCGGACATTGTTTGCGACCGTTCGCCAGCGTTTGTTAAATTTTCGCTTATTGAATCAGCACAAG AGCAAATCAAAGCGAAGGAGATACGCTTCAATAGCGAAAACCTCAACACTTTGGAGTTATTACAACTGTGCAACAAACACGTATCCACATTAGCGCCACCTGAGGAAATCACCAACAAGGTCTTAACCAAGGCAGAAAAGCAGAAACTagctggtggtgctggtggcaaAAAGCTGGCTAAGAAGAAGTAG
- the LOC108596061 gene encoding uncharacterized protein LOC108596061, with protein sequence MVTKHKGTLAVIEQIYQDIPAFTDIFTEESFYTFAFCFVCATVLVAFILSRFITIKPVDF encoded by the coding sequence ATGGTTACGAAGCACAAGGGTACATTGGCTGTTATTGAGCAGATCTATCAGGACATACCCGCTTTCACCGATATATTCACGGAGGAGAGCTTCTAtacctttgccttttgctttgtttgtgcCACTGTGTTGGTGGCATTTATACTATCGCGCTTTATTACCATTAAGCCAGTCGATTTTTAA